The following coding sequences lie in one Xylocopa sonorina isolate GNS202 chromosome 7, iyXylSono1_principal, whole genome shotgun sequence genomic window:
- the Eloa gene encoding transcription elongation factor elongin A, whose product MSVVDKIKHYQRNIEKCDDNEDRILHCISKLSNLPVTVQHLQETGVGRTVNALRKYDGGIGDAAKALVAKWKAMVASEETSEGEDEDEACVPDAPESYDDNRESPKPEENSIRYKTEGNTKQVNRHKLEKTEVSHTQQSDKHASKHEVKLKPVDSQPKSNSSARSVSNDLEKQKKHEKNKHSHKHESRSEKKSSKDTKSAPKKDEVHSSKHHNHTKSDNIEKHSSKPTDNSNLSKGSDENHKKRKHDDSNAAKKESKRRKNSDSESDDAKTSTFEKHNNSAALNMIKIKEEPKDKDVVCKNEIKHEKKDCQEKSKASTSKHRSDSSSSKTKDSGEKQKHKSETNANHNKDENKRNDHHSSKESSESKHHNSSSSDKHHDKGKDRIKKKDHKEEKSKHKHKSSKDSKYPKHGLKESKDLIKIKQEINGDEGIDCHSGASFAEALGMCTMAQPSKKRTNYSPNTSSTKMVRTEPSSTSNKIIAVKTESTSDNLQTPSLLSSNVKLQPLSVDLASTLPEISPNYKPLPYINPVHRKEEDKCLTDVMYVKNQRTKVFSGNKSGYMTIPTLFEMCTRVLIENIDALEFTGGVPFEIIRPVLERATADQLFMLEHYNPYLVEDTDELWQYHCNREFRNKQREEMETWREMYMRCLDEREAKLKTLTANIKQSIDKSVPVRSTKLAYVDNVVKPPRNVLKKQAKYGTANSVPNTASSLKKKLISGGGPAAATNISVPAPAISRAKPLKKTKAPLMAKALQLIKGRYKR is encoded by the exons ATGTCTGTAGTGGATAAAATTAAGCATTATCAGCGAAATATTGAAAAATGTGATGACAATGAGGATAGA ATACTACACTGTATTTCAAAGTTATCTAATCTGCCAGTAACAGTGCAGCACCTTCAGGAAACTGGTGTAGGACGTACCGTAAATGCTTTAAGAAAATATGATGGTGGTATAGGAGATGCTGCCAAAGCACTTGTCGCAAAATGGAAAGCCATGGTTGCTAGTGAAGAAACTAGCGAAGGTGAGGATGAAGATGAAGCATGCGTTCCTGACGCACCCGAAAGTTATGACGACAACCGGGAATCACCAAAGCCTGAAGAAAATTCTATAAG ATATAAAACTGAAGGAAATACAAAACAGGTGAATAGGCACAAATTGGAGAaaactgaagtgtcgcatacacaacaGAGCGATAAGCATGCTTCCAAGCATGAAGTAAAGTTGAAACCTGTTGACTCTCAGCCAAAAAGTAACAGCAGTGCGAGAAGTGTTAGCAACGATTTAGAAAAGCAGAAAAAACATGAAAAAAATAAACATAGCCATAAACATGAATCAAGGAGTGAGAAAAAATCTTCAAAGGATACAAAAAGTGCCCCTAAGAAGGATGAAGTTCACAGCTCTAAACATCATAATCATACTAAATCTGATAACATAGAAAAACATTCTAGTAAGCCCACTGATAATAGTAATTTATCTAAAGGCAGTGACGAAAATCACAAGAAACGAAAACACGATGATTCGAATGCTGCAAAGAAGGAGAGTAAACGTAGAAAAAATTCTGATAGTGAAAGTGACGATGCAAAAACTTCTACCTTCGAGAAACATAATAATAGTGCGGCGTTAAATATGattaaaataaaagaagagccCAAAGATAAAGATGTAGTATGTAAAAATGAGATTAAACATGAGAAGAAAGACTGTCAGGAAAAATCAAAGGCAAGTACCAGCAAGCACCGAAGTGATTCATCCAGTAGTAAAACAAAAGATAGCGGAGAGAAACaaaagcataaaagtgagacaAATGCAAATCATAATAAAGATGAGAATAAACGAAATGATCATCATTCGAGTAAGGAATCTTCAGAATCAAAGCATCATAATAGTTCCTCTAGTGATAAGCATCATGATAAAGGTAAAGATAGAATCAAGAAAAAGGAtcataaagaagaaaaaagtaaACATAAGCATAAGAGCAGTAAAGATTCAAAGTATCCTAAACACGGATTAAAAGAGTCAaaagatttaataaaaataaagcaAGAGATTAACGGCGATGAAGGAATAGATTGCCACTCTG GTGCCAGttttgcagaagcactaggaATGTGTACAATGGCTCAGCCGTCTAAAAAGCGTACCAACTATTCTCCTAATACAAGTTCAACAAAGATGGTCAGAACAGAACCATCAAGTACAAGTAACAAAATTATAGCAGTGAAAACTGAATCAACAAGTGATAACTTACAA ACGCCATCTCTTTTATCATCTAATGTAAAGTTGCAACCATTAAGTGTAGATTTAGCATCTACATTACCTGAAATTAGTCCTAATTATAAACCACTGCCATACATTAATCCTGTTCACCGTAAAGAGGAAGATAAATGTCTTACGGATGTGATGTATGTTAAGAATCAAAG GACAAAAGTATTTTCAGGAAATAAATCTGGATATATGACTATACCAACTCTCTTTGAGATGTGTACAAGGGTATTGATTGAGAATATCGATG CGCTTGAATTTACGGGTGGTGTGCCTTTTGAAATAATAAGACCTGTTTTGGAACGTGCAACGGCTGATCAGTTATTTATGTTGGAACACTATAATCCTTATTTAGTCGAAGACACAGATGAATTGTGGCAATATCATTGTAATCGCGAATTTAGAAACAAGCAAAGGGAAGAAATGGAAACATGGCGCGAGATGTATATG CGATGTTTAGATGAAAGGGAAGCAAAGTTGAAAACCCTTACAGCCAACATAAAGCAATCAATAGACAAATCTGTCCCTGTGAGATCTACCAAACTTGCATATGTAGATAATGTTGTTAAACCTCCGAGAAATGTTCTTAAAAAACAAGCTAAATACGGTACTGCAAATTCTGTACCTAACACTGCGTCTAGTTTAAAAAAGAAACTGATCAGCGGCGGAGGACCTGCTGCAGCTACAAATATTTCTGTTCCGGCACCAGCTATATCTCGTGCAAAGCCAC TGAAGAAAACAAAAGCACCACTCATGGCAAAAGCTTTGCAATTAATAAAAGGACGTTATAAACGGTAG